From Lolium perenne isolate Kyuss_39 chromosome 5, Kyuss_2.0, whole genome shotgun sequence, a single genomic window includes:
- the LOC127302496 gene encoding uncharacterized protein: MTRDKSWMDKDRDSAEWQTGLKDFLNLAFPDARPNSTAPCPCRKCLNNAQRKKRDVHSHLLHNGMDPTYTNWIYHGEQPDEGNISDDSDDEDAVDDGAGLCDMLNTLIRGTDMGSNNADHDEGARDIHVDDSSSEGRNQEPNTTAKVFFELLKEAKKELYPGCEDATKLSFIVKLYQIKCVTGMTNRACDLVLQMFTEMLPKGHCIPTNLAKVRKVIRDLGLDYKKIHACVNDCVLFRGEHANAEECPVCHASRWKSTRTSDEDNVSSHTSKKPVPQKVLWYFPLIPRLQRLYMTEAMSSHMKWHHEGRLDDGVMRHPTDSKAWKHVDKKYHKKFSKDARSVRLGLASDGFNPFGLMSISHTTWPVILIPYNLPSWMCMKQQNWIMSMIIPGPKSAGNNIDVYLQPLVDELNVLWEDGAYTYDAATKENFRLYACLLWTINDYPAFAMLSGWSTKGKLACPYCHRHTDFLWLKYGRKHCYMGHRRFLRRNHKWRRNKCLFNNETDDREAPVPLTGEEVVQQLDSIQHAPFGRSNKRKRPETNSWHNWRKKSVFFQLPYWKHLLVRHNLDVMHIEKNICDSVLGTLLEMDGKSKDGVNARLDLEYLKIRKDQHPKPGKNKYEIKKGCYALKKEEKILLLKFLQSIKMPDGYASHIKRCVVLDQCKITGLKTHDCHVIFQKLLPIALRKLLPENVLNPLLQLSKFFSDLCSKELKDEDLVKLSETIPETLCQLEMIFPPAFFDIMMHLPIHLAEEARLGGPVLYRWMYPIERYLRTLKGYVRNKAHPEGSIAEGYILEECMTFCSRFVDGMPTKISQSERHEDGRADQPPTGITIMSIVDYSKKGFALEQLSLAEVNDMRHFILTNCGDTAPWAREHLEELKRNNSRNPDKQHRQEFVGWFERRITELHKDGKVHKDGKVSNLIYALAKGPDHLARVYNRTVLNGYFFRNSYIEQDLSTQNSGVVVKGDEATGNIDYHGVIKKIIFLDFPPDKEVVLFQCDWFDAPPANRTQSRGYKKDKYGIIDLRTTAHRFKEDPYILGLQAQQVFYVRDVKNPDWASVIKMNPHNLFAPSVLNGVGLDEAAEADEGGDADVLDVVDAEIIVPEFTVPEEITSWCRNDDEGSSVDASVIKSIKPVEFEDVHSESDDDIDDDDAYINDGHVAPLGQEELDDDNGFFV; the protein is encoded by the exons ATGACGCGAGATAAGAGTTGGATGGATAAGGACAGAGATTCTGCTGAGTGGCAAACTGGCCTCAAGGATTTCTTGAATCTTGCTTTTCCTGATGCTCGTCCAAACTCAACTGCCCCATGCCCATGTAGGAAATGTCTGAATAATGCTCAGAGAAAAAAGAGGGATGTTCACAGTCACTTGCTGCACAATGGTATGGATCCGACCTACACTAACTGGATATACCATGGTGAGCAACCAGATGAGGGCAACATTTCTGATGATTCGGATGATGAAGACGCTGTAGATGATGGTGCTGGGTTGTGTGACATGCTCAATACTCTCATTAGGGGCACAGACATGGGAAGTAATAATGCAGATCATGATGAAGGTGCAAGAGACATTCATGTGGATGATTCCAGCAGTGAAGGAAGGAACCAGGAGCCAAATACAACAGCCAAGGTGTTCTTCGAGCTATTAAAAGAGGCAAAAAAAGAGTTGTACCCAGGTTGCGAGGATGCCACGAAGCTATCTTTCATTGTGAAGCTTTACCAAATCAAGTGCGTGACAGGGATGACCAACAGAGCATGCGACTTAGTTCTGCAGATGTTCACGGAGATGCTGCCTAAGGGACACTGCATTCCTACTAATCTCGCAAAAGTAAGGAAGGTGATCCGAGATCTTGGGCTAGACTACAAGAAGATACACGCCTGCGTTAATGATTGTGTGCTATTTCGTGGTGAGCATGCTAATGCTGAAGAATGCCCCGTCTGTCATGCTTCTCGATGGAAATCTACTCGTACCAGTGATGAAGACAATGTATCGAGTCATACATCAAAGAAGCCAGTGCCACAGAAAGTTTTATGGTATTTCCCACTGATTCCAAGACTGCAAAGGCTGTACATGACAGAAGCTATGTCATCACATATGAAATGGCATCATGAGGGTCGTCTGGATGATGGCGTAATGAGGCACCCTACAGATTCGAAGGCATGGAAGCATGTTGATAAGAAATATCATAAGAAGTTCTCAAAAGATGCTCGCAGTGTTCGACTTGGCCTTGCTTCGGATGGATTCAACCCCTTTGGGCTCATGAGTATATCACACACTACATGGCCTGTCATTCTTATCCCTTATAACTTGCCATCTTGGATGTGTATGAAACAACAAAATTGGATCATGTCAATGATTATTCCAGGGCCAAAGTCAGCAGGAAATAACATAGATGTGTACTTGCAGCCTTTGGTGGATGAACTGAATGTTCTATGGGAGGATGGTGCTTACACATATGATGCTGCAACCAAAGAAAATTTCAGGCTGTATGCATGCTTGTTGTGGACCATCAATGACTACCCAGCTTTCGCAATGCTGAGTGGTTGGAGCACAAAAGGAAAGCTAGCATGCCCTTATTGCCACAGACATACAGATTTCCTATGGCTCAAGTATGGTCGAAAGCATTGCTACATGGGACACCGACGTTTTCTCCGCAGGAACCATAAATGGCGTCGAAACAAGTGTTTGTTCAACAACGAAACAGATGACAGGGAAGCTCCGGTACCACTTACAGGTGAAGAAGTTGTACAACAGCTTGATAGCATTCAGCATGCACCATTTGGGCGATCAAATAAGAGAAAGCGACCGGAAACTAATAGCTGGCATAACTGGCGGAAGAAAAGTGTATTTTTCCAACTCCCATATTGGAAGCACTTGCTGGTTAGGCACAATTTGGATGTTATGCACATCGAGAAGAACATCTGCGACAGCGTTCTTGGGACTTTGCTTGAGATGGATGGGAAATCAAAGGATGGTGTGAATGCTCGTCTTGATTTGGAGTACTTGAAAATTAGGAAGGACCAGCATCCAAAGCCCGGTAAGAACAAGTATGAAATAAAGAAAGGTTGCTATGCTTTAAAAAAGGAAGAGAAGATATTGCTCCTCAAATTTTTGCAGAGCATTAAGATGCCCGATGGATATGCTTCACACATTAAACGATGTGTGGTCCTCGATCAGTGCAAGATTACTGGACTCAAAACTCATGACTGTCATGTTATATTTCAGAAACTTCTTCCTATTGCATTGCGCAAGCTTCTGCCAGAGAATGTTCTTAACCCATTGCTTCAACTGAGTAAATTCTTTTCTGATTTATGCTCCAAGGAGTTAAAGGATGAGGATTTGGTGAAGTTGAGCGAAACAATCCCAGAAACTTTATGCCAGCTCGAGATGATCTTTCCACCTGCATTCTTTGATATTATGATGCATCTGCCAATTCATCTCGCTGAAGAGGCACGATTGGGAGGGCCTGTCTTGTACAGATGGATGTATCCAATTGAGCGATACTTGCGTACGCTGAAAGGGTATGTGCGTAACAAGGCTCACCCAGAGGGTTCTATTGCAGAGGGGTACATACTCGAAGAGTGCATGACTTTTTGCAGTCGATTCGTTGATGGCATGCCTACAAAGATAAGTCAGTCCGAACGCCATGAAGATGGACGTGCAGATCAACCACCAACAGGGATTACCATAATGAGTATAGTTGATTACTCCAAGAAAGGTTTTGCTCTTGAACAACTATCTTTGGCTGAGGTTAATGACATGAGGCATTTCATACTAACAAACTGCGGGGACACCGCGCCATGGGCTCG GGAACATCTCGAGGAGCTGAAAAGGAACAATTCTCGTAATCCTGATAAGCAACACAGGCAAGAGTTTGTTGGCTGGTTTGAGAGAAGG ATCACTGAACTCCACAAGGATGGGAAGGTCCACAAGGATGGGAAGGTCAGCAATCTTATTTATGCACTAGCCAAAGGACCTGACCACCTAGCTCGTGTTTACAACCGTACAGTTCTGAATGGATACTTCTTTCGGAATTCCTACATAGAGCAGGACTTGAGTACCCAAAATAGTGGCGTCGTAGTCAAGGGCGATGAAGCCACAGGAAATATTGATTATCATGGGGTGATCAAGAAAATCATATTTCTTGACTTTCCACCTGATAAGGAGGTTGTTCTATTCCAGTGTGACTGGTTTGATGCGCCTCCTGCTAATAGAACTCAGAGCAGGGGGTATAAGAAGGATAAATATGGAATTATTGACCTTCGCACTACTGCACACCGATTCAAGGAAGACCCTTACATTCTAGGTCTCCAGGCTcaacaggttttctatgtgagagATGTGAAGAACCCTGATTGGGCAAGTGTTATTAAAATGAATCCACACAATTTGTTTGCTCCGTCTGTTTTAAATGGTGTCGGCCTTGATGAAGCTGCCGAAGCCGATGAAGGCGGTGACGCAGACGTACTGGATGTCGTCGATGCGGAAATTATAGTCCCAGAATTTACTGTACCTGAAGAGATCACTAGTTGGTGCAGAAACGATGATGAAGGATCCAGCGTTGATGCTTCTGTCATCAAAAGTATAAAACCTGTTGAGTTTGAAGATGTTCACTCCGAATCTGATGACGATATCGATGATGATGATGCTTACATAAATGATGGCCATGTTGCTCCTTTGGGACAAGAAGAATTGGATGATGACAACGGGTTCTTTGTGTAG